Proteins from one Chitinophaga oryzae genomic window:
- a CDS encoding alpha/beta fold hydrolase: protein MKKLCCILFSLATLHATYAQSQQLSYYDTLTLGGLQQVIAVNGNPNGPVLLFLHGGPGESRIPEMEKVTGLLREKFCVVMWDQRETGLTLQLNASPVPPSLPVVAEDAYSLVEQLKKKFNKNKIYLLGESWGCLVGFRLAADHPESIAALMVVCPVVDQQRSERHALDTIKAWATANNNQTALAELSGVAVPFKHPDDLYYARKWMNQLSGRPFPEKDSIRIKAYLREWNKTWMKPWNEATAVPLSKSVKKLKMPVYFFLGGKDLQTNAVYSKAYFNKLKAPEKKVYWFKNDGHLLMYTSAAEVQKIILNEVLPDVFRFRR, encoded by the coding sequence ATGAAGAAGCTATGCTGTATTCTTTTTAGCCTGGCGACGCTCCATGCAACATATGCGCAGTCGCAGCAACTAAGTTACTACGATACCCTTACGCTGGGTGGCTTACAACAGGTCATCGCCGTAAATGGCAACCCCAACGGACCGGTACTGCTGTTTCTCCATGGCGGCCCCGGCGAATCCCGCATCCCCGAAATGGAGAAAGTTACCGGGCTGCTGAGGGAGAAATTTTGTGTTGTGATGTGGGACCAACGGGAAACAGGGTTAACATTGCAATTAAATGCTTCTCCGGTCCCTCCTTCGCTTCCTGTAGTGGCCGAAGACGCCTACAGCCTTGTGGAGCAACTGAAGAAGAAGTTCAATAAAAATAAGATTTACCTGCTGGGCGAGTCCTGGGGATGCCTCGTTGGGTTCAGACTGGCAGCGGACCACCCGGAGTCAATTGCCGCGCTGATGGTAGTCTGTCCGGTAGTAGACCAGCAACGCAGCGAGCGCCATGCGCTGGATACGATAAAAGCATGGGCAACGGCCAACAACAACCAAACAGCATTAGCTGAACTAAGCGGTGTTGCCGTGCCGTTTAAGCATCCGGACGATCTGTATTATGCGAGAAAGTGGATGAACCAGTTATCCGGAAGGCCATTCCCTGAAAAGGATTCCATACGAATAAAAGCATATCTCCGGGAGTGGAACAAAACGTGGATGAAGCCCTGGAATGAGGCCACAGCAGTGCCGCTGTCCAAATCTGTCAAAAAACTGAAGATGCCTGTTTACTTTTTTCTCGGTGGCAAAGATCTTCAGACAAATGCCGTATACTCCAAAGCCTACTTCAATAAACTAAAGGCCCCTGAAAAGAAAGTATACTGGTTTAAAAATGACGGGCATCTGCTGATGTACACCTCAGCAGCGGAGGTCCAGAAGATAATTCTGAATGAGGTGCTGCCGGATGTGTTTCGATTCCGGCGGTAA
- a CDS encoding RNA polymerase sigma factor, whose protein sequence is MCLQLNNNELSTIEAYGETELIYFFQQGERKALHQVYALFQRPLCFFAEQLTGDTLAAEDIASECFIHAFQRKEHFPSLGQLKSFLFTAAKNAALNYLKARKRHDDVHHSIERGAERFSVDAENAYIKTEVLQFISGEIEKLPFQCRQVVRLAIIEGKSAPEIAEELNMAYQTVLNQKAKGVALLRTAILKNKLLSLPMLYLTLKWLNS, encoded by the coding sequence TTGTGCCTCCAATTGAATAACAACGAATTGTCGACCATCGAAGCATATGGGGAAACGGAGCTGATATATTTCTTTCAGCAGGGAGAACGCAAGGCATTGCACCAGGTGTATGCGCTGTTTCAACGGCCGCTCTGTTTTTTTGCAGAGCAGCTGACCGGCGACACCCTGGCGGCGGAAGATATCGCCAGCGAATGTTTTATTCATGCTTTTCAACGGAAGGAACATTTCCCTTCGTTAGGCCAGCTGAAATCTTTTTTGTTCACCGCCGCAAAAAATGCGGCTTTAAATTACCTGAAGGCCCGGAAAAGACACGATGATGTCCATCATTCGATCGAAAGAGGGGCCGAACGGTTTTCTGTAGATGCAGAGAATGCCTATATCAAAACGGAAGTCCTGCAGTTTATCTCCGGCGAAATAGAGAAACTCCCTTTCCAATGCCGGCAGGTGGTGCGCCTGGCCATCATAGAAGGCAAAAGCGCGCCGGAAATAGCAGAAGAGCTGAATATGGCTTACCAGACGGTGCTGAACCAGAAAGCCAAAGGCGTCGCATTATTGCGGACGGCCATCCTTAAAAATAAGTTACTTTCCTTACCCATGCTCTATTTGACCCTCAAATGGCTGAATTCATAA
- a CDS encoding FecR family protein → MTDKNQYIAGLIGKYLDDSLDANEEKALEAWINAADSNRALFTEMTSPEQLTRHLQQYYAYNSARISARISEQIPAFRETVTPARTLSPLRKWGWAAAAAVLLLAGGTYYRYAYRQPATFVAAAPAIIEPGKQGAILTLSDGRQVVLDSLNNGVVAKQSGASIVMADGQLVYDPTVAGTAAMQYNKMTTPKGRQFRVTLPDGTNVWLNAASSLRYPTSFTGNERRVEVTGEAYFDVVKNAGKPFIVQVKDKADIEVLGTSFNINAYENEQAIRTTLLNGGVRVGVPSTDYKKAVVLTPGQQAQIAGQQITVAVNQPTDKILAWKNGLFNFDGADLEEVMRQLERWYDIEVIYENGIPHTRFIGELSRQIALTDLLDILKRTEVDFRVEGRKLIVLNK, encoded by the coding sequence ATGACTGACAAGAATCAATACATAGCGGGATTAATCGGTAAATACCTGGATGATAGCCTGGACGCCAACGAAGAAAAGGCGCTGGAAGCGTGGATCAATGCTGCCGACAGCAATCGTGCGCTCTTTACGGAGATGACCAGCCCGGAGCAGCTGACACGCCACCTGCAACAATACTATGCGTATAATTCAGCCCGGATCAGCGCCAGGATCAGCGAGCAGATACCTGCGTTCAGGGAAACAGTTACGCCTGCACGCACGCTTTCCCCGCTCCGGAAGTGGGGCTGGGCAGCAGCTGCGGCGGTATTGCTGCTGGCAGGAGGTACTTACTACCGGTATGCCTACCGTCAGCCTGCCACGTTCGTAGCGGCCGCACCGGCGATCATCGAACCCGGGAAGCAGGGCGCCATTCTCACCCTGTCGGATGGCCGCCAGGTAGTGCTCGACAGCCTGAACAACGGTGTCGTGGCCAAACAAAGCGGCGCCTCCATCGTCATGGCGGATGGGCAGCTGGTGTATGACCCGACCGTGGCCGGCACCGCAGCCATGCAGTACAATAAAATGACGACGCCCAAAGGCAGGCAGTTCCGCGTGACGCTGCCGGACGGTACCAACGTATGGCTGAACGCAGCCAGCTCCCTCAGGTATCCCACCAGTTTCACCGGCAACGAAAGAAGGGTGGAGGTGACCGGCGAAGCCTATTTCGATGTGGTGAAAAATGCCGGCAAACCATTCATCGTACAGGTAAAAGACAAAGCAGACATAGAAGTACTGGGCACTTCCTTTAATATCAACGCCTACGAAAATGAACAGGCCATCCGTACCACGCTGCTCAACGGAGGCGTAAGGGTAGGAGTGCCATCAACAGATTATAAAAAAGCCGTAGTCCTGACGCCGGGCCAACAGGCGCAGATAGCCGGCCAACAGATCACCGTCGCGGTCAACCAACCGACCGATAAAATATTAGCCTGGAAAAATGGCTTGTTCAACTTTGACGGCGCAGACCTCGAGGAGGTCATGCGACAGCTGGAACGATGGTATGATATTGAAGTTATATACGAAAACGGCATTCCTCATACCCGGTTTATCGGGGAACTGAGCAGACAAATTGCCTTGACCGACCTGCTGGATATTTTAAAACGAACAGAAGTCGACTTTAGAGTAGAAGGGCGCAAACTGATAGTGCTCAACAAATAA